A region of Anolis carolinensis isolate JA03-04 unplaced genomic scaffold, rAnoCar3.1.pri scaffold_7, whole genome shotgun sequence DNA encodes the following proteins:
- the lrrc26 gene encoding leucine-rich repeat-containing protein 26: MAPALAMVMVAFLLPCSVSGCPEVCTCSDREVNCIEHQLRFVPDNLPPNATTILLDYNRITALRNRSFVAQNTLSRLSLRSNQLVSIHRQALAGLSQLQELDLSGNYLSLLLPEIFLPVPSLMALNLDNNRLLKLEAELVGAIPRLQSLSLQGNALTSIESGFFENVPLLRSLKLAGNPWACSCAIHPLFQWLTDNIDKVPEVSAVSCKRPAFLSHRPIVSLGNGSFAHCQDSWLNPQDYAFFLLIGPSTFLTSICACILAGSLAVARRRMMAMMAVVHRRAGTLARRAEHRQR; this comes from the exons ATGGCTCCTGCCCTGGCCATGGTCATGGTTGCCTTCCTCCTGCCCTGCTCCGTCTCTGGCTGCCCAGAGGTCTGCACCTGCTCCGACAGGGAGGTCAACTGCATAGAGCACCAGCTACGCTTTGTGCCGGACAACCTGCCTCCCAACGCCACCACCATCCTGCTGGACTACAACCGTATCACCGCCCTCCGGAACAGGAGCTTTGTGGCCCAGAATACCCTGTCCCGCCTGAGCCTCCGCAGCAACCAGTTGGTGAGCATCCACCGCCAGGCCCTGGCCGGCCTCAGCCAGCTGCAGGAGCTGGACCTGAGTGGGAACTACTTGAGTCTCCTGTTGCCGGAGATTTTCTTGCCGGTGCCTAGCTTGATGGCGCTCAACCTGGACAATAACCGGCTCCTGAAGCTGGAGGCAGAGCTGGTGGGCGCCATACCGCGGCTCCAGAGCCTTTCGCTGCAGGGCAACGCTTTGACTTCTATCGAGTCAGGCTTCTTTGAGAACGTGCCCCTGCTCCGCTCCCTGAAGCTGGCCGGAAACCCCTGGGCCTGCTCCTGTGCCATCCATCCTCTCTTCCAGTGGCTGACGGACAACATTGACAAGGTCCCAG AGGTGAGTGCCGTCTCTTGCAAGCGCCCAGCGTTCCTTTCCCACAGGCCCATCGTCTCCCTCGGGAACGGCTCCTTCGCCCACTGCCAGGATTCCTGGCTGAACCCCCAGGACTACGCCTTCTTCCTGCTCATCGGACCCTCCACCTTCCTCACCAGCATCTGCGCCTGCATCCTGGCTGGCTCGCTGGCTGTCGCCCGCCGGAGGATGATGGCAATGATGGCAGTGGTGCACAGGAGGGCAGGGACCCTGGCCAGGCGGGCAGAGCATCGCCAACGCTGA